The Vigna unguiculata cultivar IT97K-499-35 chromosome 6, ASM411807v1, whole genome shotgun sequence genome contains a region encoding:
- the LOC114187927 gene encoding protein arginine N-methyltransferase 1.6 isoform X2: MSSNRVFQLKLHPLTGNSEWIVIEDNDESFDQNFHKPFLATTSYLDMLNDSTRNEAFRQAIQKTITKPCHVLDIGAGTGLLSMMAARAMGDEGKVTACESYLPMVKLMKKVLRLNGMEGRVKIINKRSEELQVGLDIPSRAHVLVSEILDSELLGEGLIPTLQHAHDNLLVENAMTVPYRATIYGQLVESTFLWKLHDFHNNEATVSDSIRLTPPGLDSVLSIKRQQYAMHVDPIQEEITLLSEPFKIFEFDFWKRPESYGETELCVKATNDGRVHVVVSWWVLQLDQEGTIYYSTTPRWISSPKITSPVGWCDHWKQCVWFVPGSGISILKGEEIHLLATHTETSFSYNFDTVVPTTETLNHRCMTGDFQLVLPPERAAIYADKEWRFSMLKAVQSMGKDRLLCLVVDDSVFLPLLVAKLSEASVMSLLPGLRERGLQYLQAVAHANGHDSMLPWQNLRFWRDRTTLNDILSEDALIIPSKGILRACAMSLPDLWKSRCSLSIIEGFDHSVVNATLGACGHLPELEECPCLPFFIWQCGEFDVLSETYDVMEFDFSKQICECQGKSQVKFTKSGVCHGFVLWIDWVMDLQNSIVISTGPDRKYWKQGVKLLGTPRTVDPQSLTSVQPCSAVVEACFSPLKGELKIILDFL; encoded by the exons ATGTCCTCCAACCGTGTGTTCCAGCTTAAGCTTCATCCCTTAACAGGTAACTCTGAATGGATAGTCATTGAAGACAATGACGAGAGCTTCGACCAGAATTTCCACAAGCCCTTCCTTGCCACGACATCGTATTTGGACATGCTTAATGACTCCACCAGAAACGAGGCATTTCGCCAAGCCATTCAGAAAACCATCACCAAACCTTGCCATGTCCTCGATATCGG TGCTGGAACTGGGTTGCTTTCGATGATGGCTGCACGTGCCATGGGTGACGAAGGGAAGGTCACAGCTTGTGAATCTTACCTTCCCATGGTGAAGCTGATGAAGAAGGTGTTGCGCCTTAATGGCATGGAGGGAAGAGTCAAAATCATCAACAAGCGCTCTGAGGAACTCCAAGTTGGTCTTGATATCCCTTCGCGAGCACATGTTCTT GTAAGCGAGATACTTGATTCAGAGCTACTGGGTGAGGGGCTCATACCGACCCTACAACATGCACATGACAATTTGTTGGTGGAAAATGCCATGACTGTGCCTTATCGAGCAACTATATATGGACAG CTGGTTGAAAGCACATTCTTATGGAAGTTGCATGATTTTCATAACAACGAGGCTACTGTATCTGATAGCATTCGACTTACTCCTCCAGGACTCGATAGTGTGCTAAGTATCAAACGTCAGCAATATGCGATGCATGTCGATCCTATACAGGAAGAAATAACATTG CTTTCAGAAcccttcaaaatttttgaatttgatttttggaAACGGCCAGAGAGTTATGGAGAAACTGAGTTGTGTGTAAAGGCAACGAATGATGGGAGAGTTCATGTTGTGGTCTCTTG GTGGGTACTCCAACTTGATCAGGAAGGGACTATCTATTATTCCACTACTCCAAGGTGGATAAGCTCACCGAAAATTACAA GTCCTGTTGGTTGGTGTGACCACTGGAAACAATGTGTTTGGTTTGTTCCAGGCAGTGGTATTTCCATACTCAAAGGGGAAGAAATTCATTTACTTGCTACTCATACTGAAACTAGTTTCTCATATAATTTTGATACCGTAGTACCAACTACTGAGACTTTGAACCATAGGTGCATGACAGGAGATTTTCAGCTTGTACTACCACCAGAAAGAGCTGCAATTTATGCAGATAAAGAATGGAGGTTTTCAATGTTGAAAGCAGTACAAAGCATG GGAAAAGATCGCTTGTTATGCTTGGTTGTAGATGATAGTGTCTTTTTACCACTTCTTGTAGCAAAGCTTTCAGAAGCAAGTGTAATGTCATTACTTCCTGGGTTGAGGGAAAGGGGCCTCCAATACCTGCAAGCAGTTGCCCATGCAAATG GACACGATAGTATGCTGCCATGGCAGAACCTACgattttg GAGGGATCGCACTACACTTAATGATATACTCTCTGAAGATGCTCTGATAATTCCTAGTAAAGGAATATTGAGAGCCTGCGCCATGTCTCTTCCT GATCTTTGGAAAAGTCGTTGTTCTCTGAGTATTATTGAAGGTTTTGACCATTCGGTTGTAAATGCTACATTGGGGGCCTGCGGTCATCTACCGGAACTAGAAGAATGTCCCTGTCTCCCTTTTTTCATCTGGCAGTGTGGAGAATTTGAT GTGCTCAGCGAGACATATGACGTGATGGagtttgatttttcaaaacaaatatgCGAATGTCAAGGAAAATCTCAG GTTAAGTTCACCAAGAGTGGGGTATGTCACGGATTTGTATTATGGATTGACTGGGTGATGGATTTGCAGAATTCTATTGTGATTTCAACTGGTCCAG ATAGGAAGTATTGGAAGCAGGGAGTTAAGCTTCTTGGAACACCTAGAACAGTAGACCCTCAAAGCTTGACAAGTGTCCAACCTTGTTCTGCAGTTGTCGAAGCTTGTTTTAGCCCATTAAAGGGGGAACTCAAAATTATACTTGATTTTTTATGA
- the LOC114187927 gene encoding protein arginine N-methyltransferase 1.6 isoform X1, translating to MSSNRVFQLKLHPLTGNSEWIVIEDNDESFDQNFHKPFLATTSYLDMLNDSTRNEAFRQAIQKTITKPCHVLDIGAGTGLLSMMAARAMGDEGKVTACESYLPMVKLMKKVLRLNGMEGRVKIINKRSEELQVGLDIPSRAHVLVSEILDSELLGEGLIPTLQHAHDNLLVENAMTVPYRATIYGQLVESTFLWKLHDFHNNEATVSDSIRLTPPGLDSVLSIKRQQYAMHVDPIQEEITLLSEPFKIFEFDFWKRPESYGETELCVKATNDGRVHVVVSWWVLQLDQEGTIYYSTTPRWISSPKITSPVGWCDHWKQCVWFVPGSGISILKGEEIHLLATHTETSFSYNFDTVVPTTETLNHRCMTGDFQLVLPPERAAIYADKEWRFSMLKAVQSMGKDRLLCLVVDDSVFLPLLVAKLSEASVMSLLPGLRERGLQYLQAVAHANGLSHSCIEVLEKNVQHLNMHDIHQKKVDLLIAEPFYVGHDSMLPWQNLRFWRDRTTLNDILSEDALIIPSKGILRACAMSLPDLWKSRCSLSIIEGFDHSVVNATLGACGHLPELEECPCLPFFIWQCGEFDVLSETYDVMEFDFSKQICECQGKSQVKFTKSGVCHGFVLWIDWVMDLQNSIVISTGPDRKYWKQGVKLLGTPRTVDPQSLTSVQPCSAVVEACFSPLKGELKIILDFL from the exons ATGTCCTCCAACCGTGTGTTCCAGCTTAAGCTTCATCCCTTAACAGGTAACTCTGAATGGATAGTCATTGAAGACAATGACGAGAGCTTCGACCAGAATTTCCACAAGCCCTTCCTTGCCACGACATCGTATTTGGACATGCTTAATGACTCCACCAGAAACGAGGCATTTCGCCAAGCCATTCAGAAAACCATCACCAAACCTTGCCATGTCCTCGATATCGG TGCTGGAACTGGGTTGCTTTCGATGATGGCTGCACGTGCCATGGGTGACGAAGGGAAGGTCACAGCTTGTGAATCTTACCTTCCCATGGTGAAGCTGATGAAGAAGGTGTTGCGCCTTAATGGCATGGAGGGAAGAGTCAAAATCATCAACAAGCGCTCTGAGGAACTCCAAGTTGGTCTTGATATCCCTTCGCGAGCACATGTTCTT GTAAGCGAGATACTTGATTCAGAGCTACTGGGTGAGGGGCTCATACCGACCCTACAACATGCACATGACAATTTGTTGGTGGAAAATGCCATGACTGTGCCTTATCGAGCAACTATATATGGACAG CTGGTTGAAAGCACATTCTTATGGAAGTTGCATGATTTTCATAACAACGAGGCTACTGTATCTGATAGCATTCGACTTACTCCTCCAGGACTCGATAGTGTGCTAAGTATCAAACGTCAGCAATATGCGATGCATGTCGATCCTATACAGGAAGAAATAACATTG CTTTCAGAAcccttcaaaatttttgaatttgatttttggaAACGGCCAGAGAGTTATGGAGAAACTGAGTTGTGTGTAAAGGCAACGAATGATGGGAGAGTTCATGTTGTGGTCTCTTG GTGGGTACTCCAACTTGATCAGGAAGGGACTATCTATTATTCCACTACTCCAAGGTGGATAAGCTCACCGAAAATTACAA GTCCTGTTGGTTGGTGTGACCACTGGAAACAATGTGTTTGGTTTGTTCCAGGCAGTGGTATTTCCATACTCAAAGGGGAAGAAATTCATTTACTTGCTACTCATACTGAAACTAGTTTCTCATATAATTTTGATACCGTAGTACCAACTACTGAGACTTTGAACCATAGGTGCATGACAGGAGATTTTCAGCTTGTACTACCACCAGAAAGAGCTGCAATTTATGCAGATAAAGAATGGAGGTTTTCAATGTTGAAAGCAGTACAAAGCATG GGAAAAGATCGCTTGTTATGCTTGGTTGTAGATGATAGTGTCTTTTTACCACTTCTTGTAGCAAAGCTTTCAGAAGCAAGTGTAATGTCATTACTTCCTGGGTTGAGGGAAAGGGGCCTCCAATACCTGCAAGCAGTTGCCCATGCAAATGGTTTGTCACATAGTTGCATTGAAGTTCTTGAAAAAAACGTGCAACATTTAAACATGCATGATATACATCAGAAAAAG GTTGATCTGTTAATAGCTGAACCTTTCTATGTAGGACACGATAGTATGCTGCCATGGCAGAACCTACgattttg GAGGGATCGCACTACACTTAATGATATACTCTCTGAAGATGCTCTGATAATTCCTAGTAAAGGAATATTGAGAGCCTGCGCCATGTCTCTTCCT GATCTTTGGAAAAGTCGTTGTTCTCTGAGTATTATTGAAGGTTTTGACCATTCGGTTGTAAATGCTACATTGGGGGCCTGCGGTCATCTACCGGAACTAGAAGAATGTCCCTGTCTCCCTTTTTTCATCTGGCAGTGTGGAGAATTTGAT GTGCTCAGCGAGACATATGACGTGATGGagtttgatttttcaaaacaaatatgCGAATGTCAAGGAAAATCTCAG GTTAAGTTCACCAAGAGTGGGGTATGTCACGGATTTGTATTATGGATTGACTGGGTGATGGATTTGCAGAATTCTATTGTGATTTCAACTGGTCCAG ATAGGAAGTATTGGAAGCAGGGAGTTAAGCTTCTTGGAACACCTAGAACAGTAGACCCTCAAAGCTTGACAAGTGTCCAACCTTGTTCTGCAGTTGTCGAAGCTTGTTTTAGCCCATTAAAGGGGGAACTCAAAATTATACTTGATTTTTTATGA
- the LOC114187927 gene encoding protein arginine N-methyltransferase 1.6 isoform X3: MSSNRVFQLKLHPLTGNSEWIVIEDNDESFDQNFHKPFLATTSYLDMLNDSTRNEAFRQAIQKTITKPCHVLDIGAGTGLLSMMAARAMGDEGKVTACESYLPMVKLMKKVLRLNGMEGRVKIINKRSEELQVGLDIPSRAHVLVSEILDSELLGEGLIPTLQHAHDNLLVENAMTVPYRATIYGQLVESTFLWKLHDFHNNEATVSDSIRLTPPGLDSVLSIKRQQYAMHVDPIQEEITLLSEPFKIFEFDFWKRPESYGETELCVKATNDGRVHVVVSWWVLQLDQEGTIYYSTTPRWISSPKITSPVGWCDHWKQCVWFVPGSGISILKGEEIHLLATHTETSFSYNFDTVVPTTETLNHRCMTGDFQLVLPPERAAIYADKEWRFSMLKAVQSMGKDRLLCLVVDDSVFLPLLVAKLSEASVMSLLPGLRERGLQYLQAVAHANGLSHSCIEVLEKNVQHLNMHDIHQKKVDLLIAEPFYVGHDSMLPWQNLRFWRDRTTLNDILSEDALIIPSKGILRACAMSLPDLWKSRCSLSIIEGFDHSVVNATLGACGHLPELEECPCLPFFIWQCGEFDVLSETYDVMEFDFSKQICECQGKSQVKFTKSGVCHGFVLWIDWVMDLQNSIVISTGPDCR, from the exons ATGTCCTCCAACCGTGTGTTCCAGCTTAAGCTTCATCCCTTAACAGGTAACTCTGAATGGATAGTCATTGAAGACAATGACGAGAGCTTCGACCAGAATTTCCACAAGCCCTTCCTTGCCACGACATCGTATTTGGACATGCTTAATGACTCCACCAGAAACGAGGCATTTCGCCAAGCCATTCAGAAAACCATCACCAAACCTTGCCATGTCCTCGATATCGG TGCTGGAACTGGGTTGCTTTCGATGATGGCTGCACGTGCCATGGGTGACGAAGGGAAGGTCACAGCTTGTGAATCTTACCTTCCCATGGTGAAGCTGATGAAGAAGGTGTTGCGCCTTAATGGCATGGAGGGAAGAGTCAAAATCATCAACAAGCGCTCTGAGGAACTCCAAGTTGGTCTTGATATCCCTTCGCGAGCACATGTTCTT GTAAGCGAGATACTTGATTCAGAGCTACTGGGTGAGGGGCTCATACCGACCCTACAACATGCACATGACAATTTGTTGGTGGAAAATGCCATGACTGTGCCTTATCGAGCAACTATATATGGACAG CTGGTTGAAAGCACATTCTTATGGAAGTTGCATGATTTTCATAACAACGAGGCTACTGTATCTGATAGCATTCGACTTACTCCTCCAGGACTCGATAGTGTGCTAAGTATCAAACGTCAGCAATATGCGATGCATGTCGATCCTATACAGGAAGAAATAACATTG CTTTCAGAAcccttcaaaatttttgaatttgatttttggaAACGGCCAGAGAGTTATGGAGAAACTGAGTTGTGTGTAAAGGCAACGAATGATGGGAGAGTTCATGTTGTGGTCTCTTG GTGGGTACTCCAACTTGATCAGGAAGGGACTATCTATTATTCCACTACTCCAAGGTGGATAAGCTCACCGAAAATTACAA GTCCTGTTGGTTGGTGTGACCACTGGAAACAATGTGTTTGGTTTGTTCCAGGCAGTGGTATTTCCATACTCAAAGGGGAAGAAATTCATTTACTTGCTACTCATACTGAAACTAGTTTCTCATATAATTTTGATACCGTAGTACCAACTACTGAGACTTTGAACCATAGGTGCATGACAGGAGATTTTCAGCTTGTACTACCACCAGAAAGAGCTGCAATTTATGCAGATAAAGAATGGAGGTTTTCAATGTTGAAAGCAGTACAAAGCATG GGAAAAGATCGCTTGTTATGCTTGGTTGTAGATGATAGTGTCTTTTTACCACTTCTTGTAGCAAAGCTTTCAGAAGCAAGTGTAATGTCATTACTTCCTGGGTTGAGGGAAAGGGGCCTCCAATACCTGCAAGCAGTTGCCCATGCAAATGGTTTGTCACATAGTTGCATTGAAGTTCTTGAAAAAAACGTGCAACATTTAAACATGCATGATATACATCAGAAAAAG GTTGATCTGTTAATAGCTGAACCTTTCTATGTAGGACACGATAGTATGCTGCCATGGCAGAACCTACgattttg GAGGGATCGCACTACACTTAATGATATACTCTCTGAAGATGCTCTGATAATTCCTAGTAAAGGAATATTGAGAGCCTGCGCCATGTCTCTTCCT GATCTTTGGAAAAGTCGTTGTTCTCTGAGTATTATTGAAGGTTTTGACCATTCGGTTGTAAATGCTACATTGGGGGCCTGCGGTCATCTACCGGAACTAGAAGAATGTCCCTGTCTCCCTTTTTTCATCTGGCAGTGTGGAGAATTTGAT GTGCTCAGCGAGACATATGACGTGATGGagtttgatttttcaaaacaaatatgCGAATGTCAAGGAAAATCTCAG GTTAAGTTCACCAAGAGTGGGGTATGTCACGGATTTGTATTATGGATTGACTGGGTGATGGATTTGCAGAATTCTATTGTGATTTCAACTGGTCCAG ATTGCAGATAG